A genomic segment from Aegilops tauschii subsp. strangulata cultivar AL8/78 chromosome 1, Aet v6.0, whole genome shotgun sequence encodes:
- the LOC141028054 gene encoding uncharacterized protein: MTATRSKLRRAKRLVKKVIEGDELEQYNSMWDYAQEFRRSNPGSSFYVGVSDGIFGSCYFSLDACKRVFMQACRPVICLDGCHLKTKYGGVMLCAVGMDPNDCIYPLAFAVVEVENTDTWKWFLSNLKSDLGILNTEPWTIMSDKQKGMIKGVRWHFPDAEHRYCVRHIWQNFQQTHKGDVLKN, encoded by the coding sequence ATGACAGCAACAAGGAGCAAGCTCAGAAGGGCTAAGAGGCTAGTGAAGAAAGTCATTGAAGGAGATGAGTTGGAGCAGTACAACAGCATGTGGGATTATGCACAAGAATTCAGAAGATCAAACCCTGGCAGTTCTTTCTATGTGGGTGTCAGTGATGGCATATTTGGAAGTTGTTATTTCTCTCTGGATGCCTGCAAAAGGGTTTTCATGCAAGCCTGTAGGCCTGTCATTTGTTTGGATGGATGCCACCTGAAGACAAAGTATGGAGGTGTTATGCTGTGTGCTGTTGGCATGGATCCTAATGACTGCATTTACCCTCTAGCTTTTGCAGTTGTTGAGGTAGAGAACACTGACACATGGAAATGGTTTCTGTCAAATCTGAAGAGTGACTTGGGAATTCTAAACACAGAGCCATGGACTATAATGTCAGACAAGCAAAAGGGGATGATCAAGGGAGTGAGGTGGCACTTTCCTGATGCGGAGCACAGATACTGTGTTAGGCATATATGGCAGAATTTTCAGCAAACACACAAAGGAGATGTTCTTAAGAACTAG